One Danio aesculapii chromosome 22, fDanAes4.1, whole genome shotgun sequence genomic window carries:
- the LOC130215887 gene encoding guanine nucleotide-binding protein subunit alpha-11-like → MGHYYYTCPCIVWFLSEEDKNAIDINNEIKRILQEQKKQQRKEIKVLLLGSGESGKTTFLKQMRIIHGQGFSDDERRVFTKLVYQNIFQSMQAMTEAMSELKISYANPQSEVYATWFQDQDPHKITELQRSYVEAIRHLWGDKGIKCCYSRRREYQLLDSTKYFLSNLDRIAADIYVPTTQDILQVRFPTSGITDHSFNFEKMILRIVDVGGQRGQRKKWIHCFENVTSLIFVASLSEYDQCLEENNKDNRMQESLSLFYTTIHSKWFAYSSVILFLNKIDILEEKIQFSNLKSYFPEFKGKHRNSHDAIQFIKELYTHNTYSSETKSSKNVYFHCTCATDTSNIRSVFSDVKDILLLQALQDFEMA, encoded by the exons ATGGGCCATTACTACTACACCTGTCCATGTATCGTCTGGTTCTTGTCTGAAGAAGACAAGAATGCCATCGAcataaataatgaaatcaaaCGAATCCTTCAGGAGCAGAAGaaacaacaaagaaaagaaattaaGGTGCTTTTATTAG gcTCCGGAGAAAGCGGAAAGACAACTTTTCTGAAGCAGATGAGAATCATTCATGGACAGGGCTTCTCAGATGACGAGAGGCGTGTCTTCACCAAACTGGTGTACCAGAACATCTTCCAGTCTATGCAAGCAATGACAGAAGCCATGAGCGAGCTAAAGATTTCTTACGCCAATCCACAGAGCGAG GTTTATGCAACGTGGTTCCAGGATCAAGACCCacataagataacagagttgCAAAGAAGTTACGTAGAGGCTATTCGTCATCTATGGGGAGACAAAGGTATTAAGTGTTGCTACAGTCGGCGCAGAGAGTATCAGCTACTAGACTCAACTAAATA ctTCCTTAGTAACTTGGACCGCATCGCAGCTGATATCTATGTCCCTACAACTCAAGATATTCTTCAGGTCCGATTCCCCACTAGCGGCATCACAGATCATAGCTTCAATTTCGAGAAGATGATTCTCAG GATTGTAGATGTCGGTGGTCAGCGAGGACAGAGAAAAAAGTGGATCCATTGCTTTGAGAATGTGACGTCACTCATATTTGTAGCCTCCCTCAGTGAATATGACCAGTGTCTGGAGGAGAATAACAAGGAT AACCGCATGCAGGAGAGTTTATCTTTGTTCTACACGACCATACACTCAAAGTGGTTTGCTTATTCCTCCGTCATCCTTTTTTTGAACAAAATTGACATCCTAGAAGAGAAGATTCAGTTTTCAAATCTGAAGTCATACTTTCCGGAATTTAAAG GAAAACATCGGAATAGTCACGACGCCATTCAGTTCATCAAAGAATTATATACCCACAACACGTATTCCTCTGAGACAAAGAGCTCCAAAAATGTCTACTTCCACTGTACCTGCGCCACGGACACAAGTAACATCCGGAGCGTCTTCTCTGACGTGAAAGACATTCTCCTCCTCCAGGCCTTACAGGACTTTGAGATGGCATAG